In Flavobacterium sp. N3904, one DNA window encodes the following:
- a CDS encoding M16 family metallopeptidase produces the protein MKKIILALSFITFLSTNSFAQDATFVTSVEGIKEYSLPNGMKILLIPDAAQSNVIVNIVYGVGSRHEGYGESGMAHLLEHMLFKRSSKFTDIKKTIADKGAQANGTTYYDRTNYYEILPATDENLKWALDMESDRMITSAILQSDLDTEFTVVRNEFEMGENDPSGILNERILSTAYLWHNYGKSTIGSKEDIERVPASRLKVFYQKYYQPNNATLIIGGKFDEKKTLGWIKQYFASIPKSKNPIEQTYTVEPAQDGERFVELKRNGDIQYVAMAYHTPSYSDKEYAANNALVSILTNNPSGILYKTLVESKLSTNVYGYTITLKDPAFSYFACEIAKDKDILPVQKAFLETMNTVPQMTFTEDDLKRAKNELLKQFENTYNKTINLSVAMTEYIGSGDWRLFFIDRDNIEALTLADIQNAAKKYYLQSNRTWGRFIPEADSQRTKVSDTKDIAAVVAGYKGKVMEANTNTFETSVANIIKSTEEGKLPSGLKYALLEKPSKGNKIEGRILLRMGDEKTLSQKAMIASLTAGMLKLGTKTRSKKDINDQLDQYKINLSVAATVDGVYIRISTDKANLSNALNLVQDILKNPSFDTNEFEKLKLETKNSLEANRNEPQAVASMDLTKLTDLYPKTHPFYTETIDESLTTLNQTTIEDVKQFYTSFYGGSNSIATFVGGLDKPVIKSFLSSTFDNWIPKTAYKRIPTEYFDVKSETKTIQINDKTNAFLLGKINLNISESSADYPAVDMANELLGGGSFMSSRIPQRLRETEGLSYGAGSYLQPNVLDPNSSWGIYAIYNPTMKDKLATALNEEIQKAIAKGFTKEEFDSSLKSWLQNRQTMLGTDEFLVRELRENLDQGKTFKDYEEYETKVKALDVQKINAAFVKYFDSKKFVIVNAGDFIKI, from the coding sequence ATGAAAAAAATAATTCTTGCCCTGTCATTTATAACCTTTCTGTCGACAAATTCCTTCGCACAAGATGCTACTTTTGTCACTTCGGTCGAAGGAATAAAAGAATACAGCTTACCCAATGGAATGAAAATTTTATTAATTCCAGACGCAGCACAATCCAATGTTATTGTAAATATCGTTTATGGTGTTGGCTCCCGTCATGAAGGTTATGGAGAATCTGGTATGGCGCATTTACTGGAACATATGCTTTTTAAACGTTCTTCCAAGTTTACCGATATCAAAAAAACAATTGCCGATAAAGGGGCTCAAGCCAATGGAACCACTTATTATGACCGCACCAATTATTACGAAATTTTGCCTGCCACAGATGAAAATCTAAAATGGGCTCTAGATATGGAATCGGATAGAATGATTACTTCGGCCATCCTTCAATCAGATTTAGATACCGAATTTACTGTCGTTCGAAATGAATTTGAAATGGGAGAAAATGATCCTTCTGGAATTTTAAACGAGCGAATTCTTTCTACTGCCTATCTATGGCATAATTATGGAAAATCGACTATCGGCAGTAAGGAAGATATTGAGCGTGTTCCTGCCAGCCGTTTAAAAGTATTTTATCAAAAGTATTACCAACCCAATAATGCTACTCTTATCATTGGAGGAAAATTTGATGAGAAAAAAACACTTGGTTGGATCAAACAATACTTTGCTTCAATTCCAAAATCAAAAAACCCAATTGAACAAACCTATACTGTTGAACCTGCTCAGGACGGAGAACGATTTGTAGAATTGAAAAGAAATGGTGACATTCAATATGTAGCGATGGCATACCACACACCCAGTTATTCGGATAAAGAATATGCCGCCAACAATGCGTTGGTTTCAATATTGACAAACAATCCTTCAGGAATATTATATAAAACATTAGTTGAGAGCAAATTGTCTACAAATGTGTATGGATATACCATAACTTTGAAAGACCCTGCATTCAGCTATTTTGCATGTGAAATTGCCAAGGATAAAGACATTTTACCTGTCCAGAAAGCCTTCTTGGAAACCATGAATACAGTTCCACAGATGACATTTACGGAGGATGATTTGAAACGTGCCAAAAACGAATTGCTCAAACAATTTGAAAATACGTATAACAAAACCATTAATTTAAGTGTTGCCATGACAGAATATATTGGATCTGGTGACTGGCGCTTGTTTTTTATAGACAGAGACAATATAGAAGCTTTGACCCTCGCCGATATTCAAAACGCTGCCAAAAAATACTATTTGCAAAGCAATAGAACCTGGGGACGTTTTATTCCAGAAGCTGACAGTCAAAGAACAAAAGTGAGTGACACAAAAGATATTGCAGCAGTAGTTGCAGGTTATAAAGGAAAAGTGATGGAAGCCAATACCAATACCTTTGAAACCTCAGTTGCAAATATCATAAAATCTACGGAAGAAGGAAAATTGCCTTCGGGATTGAAATATGCATTATTGGAAAAACCTTCTAAAGGAAATAAAATCGAAGGAAGAATCCTTTTGAGAATGGGGGATGAAAAAACATTGAGCCAAAAAGCAATGATAGCCAGTTTAACAGCAGGTATGTTAAAATTAGGTACAAAAACCAGAAGCAAAAAGGACATCAACGACCAACTGGATCAATATAAAATCAATTTGAGTGTAGCTGCAACAGTAGATGGCGTGTATATTAGAATTAGTACCGATAAAGCCAATTTAAGCAATGCTTTAAACTTAGTTCAGGATATTCTAAAAAATCCATCATTTGATACTAATGAATTTGAAAAGCTTAAACTGGAAACCAAAAACAGTTTGGAAGCCAACAGAAATGAACCACAGGCTGTTGCGAGCATGGATTTGACAAAATTAACCGATTTGTACCCTAAAACACATCCGTTTTATACGGAAACAATTGATGAGAGCTTAACAACATTAAATCAAACAACGATTGAGGATGTTAAGCAATTTTACACTTCTTTTTATGGAGGTTCAAACAGCATTGCAACCTTTGTAGGCGGACTTGACAAGCCTGTTATAAAAAGTTTCTTAAGCAGCACATTTGATAATTGGATTCCGAAAACGGCCTATAAAAGAATTCCGACTGAATATTTTGATGTAAAATCAGAAACTAAAACAATTCAAATTAATGATAAAACAAATGCCTTTTTATTGGGTAAAATAAATTTGAATATTTCAGAATCAAGCGCAGATTATCCAGCCGTAGATATGGCAAATGAATTATTGGGAGGAGGCTCTTTCATGTCCTCCAGAATTCCGCAGCGTCTTCGTGAAACCGAAGGATTAAGCTATGGTGCCGGCTCTTATTTACAGCCAAATGTGCTTGACCCTAACAGTAGTTGGGGTATATATGCAATTTATAATCCAACCATGAAAGATAAATTGGCAACTGCGCTTAATGAAGAAATACAAAAAGCAATTGCCAAAGGTTTTACCAAAGAAGAATTTGACAGTTCATTAAAATCTTGGCTACAAAATAGACAAACCATGCTTGGAACGGATGAGTTTTTGGTGCGTGAATTGAGAGAAAACTTAGATCAAGGAAAAACTTTTAAGGACTATGAAGAATATGAAACTAAAGTTAAAGCATTGGATGTACAAAAAATAAATGCCGCTTTTGTCAAATATTTTGATTCAAAGAAATTCGTAATTGTTAATGCTGGAGACTTTATCAAAATATAA